A single genomic interval of Daucus carota subsp. sativus chromosome 1, DH1 v3.0, whole genome shotgun sequence harbors:
- the LOC135150741 gene encoding uncharacterized protein LOC135150741, producing the protein MQGGCIADIGSCGTGFDSASGSVRTKKFRTKGSELADRKGEKNKAMPRAPSIRCSSIDEALSLSSRARCNKGLILFPSREPRERLAPRGAKLIFLSG; encoded by the coding sequence ATGCAAGGAGGATGTATAGCTGATATAGGATCTTGTGGAACAGGATTTGATTCTGCAAGCGGTTCGGTACGAACGAAGAAATTTCGAACAAAAGGGTCGGAACTCGCTGATAGGAAAGGAGAGAAAAACAAAGCAATGCCAAGAGCTCCGTCAATCCGCTGTTCATCGATAGACGAAGCTCTCTCTTTATCATCTCGTGCCAGATGCAACAAAGGACTCATCCTTTTTCCTTCTCGCGAACCACGGGAGCGCCTAGCGCCCAGAGGAGCAAAGCTCATTTTCCTTTCAGGGTAA
- the LOC135150754 gene encoding LOW QUALITY PROTEIN: probable cytochrome c biosynthesis protein (The sequence of the model RefSeq protein was modified relative to this genomic sequence to represent the inferred CDS: deleted 1 base in 1 codon), with protein MERKIPLLRLFVGPPARTQWSGWLVVSGSRRNASFMPRVLATARIHSVILPLLHSWTSFLNIVTLPCCVSGTSSIRSGLLAPVHSFATDDTRGIFLWRFFLLMTGISMILFSQMKQQASVRRTYKKEMVMARSTLVHLRHSARAQPRPVMLWKN; from the exons ATGGAAAGAAAGATACCACTACTTCGCCTCTTTGTTGGACCGCCGGCGCGAACACAGTG GTCGGGGTGGCTGGTGGTTTCGGGATCCCGTAGA AATGCTTCTTTTATGCCTCGGGTATTAGCCACAGCTCGTATTCATTCAGTAATTCTACCCCTTCTTCATTCTTGGACCTCGTTTCTTAATATTGTGACTCTTCCATGCTGTGTCTCAGGAACCTCTTCAATACGGTCCGGATTGCTAGCTCCCGTTCATAGTTTTGCTACAGATGATACACGAGGAATCTTTTTATGGCGGTTCTTCCTTCTAATGACCGGCATATCTATGATTCTTTTCTCCCAGATGAAGCAGCAGGCATCGGTCCGTAGAACCTATAAAAAAGAGATGGTTATGGCACGAAGTACTCTTGTGCACCTACGTCACTCGGCTCGCGCGCAACCCCGCCCCGTTATGTTATGGAAGAATTGA